The following are encoded in a window of Helicobacter sp. 'house sparrow 1' genomic DNA:
- the ribA gene encoding GTP cyclohydrolase II — protein MQVEFSQQAKLPTKFGNFLIQSCREINQNLTFEHLIVFTEKLSDTPLVRIHSECLTGDVFTSLKCDCGGELALAMERIAKVAPTQGGMLIYLRQEGRGIGLFNKVNAYALQDQGYDTVEANEALGFKSDQRDYSVIKDIFSYYQIHQIELLTNNPRKIKAMEQFVKVERSSIIIKSNCHNQKYLKIKKEKLGHLLEEE, from the coding sequence ATGCAAGTAGAATTTTCTCAACAAGCAAAACTACCTACAAAATTTGGCAATTTTTTAATCCAATCTTGCAGAGAAATAAATCAAAATCTTACTTTTGAACATTTAATAGTTTTTACAGAAAAGTTATCAGATACACCACTAGTGAGAATCCATTCAGAGTGTTTGACTGGAGATGTATTTACTTCATTGAAATGTGATTGTGGTGGAGAATTGGCTTTGGCAATGGAAAGGATTGCTAAAGTAGCTCCAACTCAAGGTGGAATGTTGATTTATTTAAGACAAGAGGGTAGGGGCATAGGGCTTTTTAATAAGGTGAATGCCTATGCTCTTCAGGATCAAGGGTATGATACAGTTGAGGCAAATGAGGCTTTAGGATTTAAAAGTGATCAAAGAGATTATAGTGTGATAAAGGATATTTTTTCTTATTATCAAATTCATCAGATTGAACTCCTAACAAACAATCCTAGAAAAATTAAAGCAATGGAGCAATTTGTAAAAGTAGAACGCAGTAGTATTATCATCAAAAGCAACTGCCACAATCAAAAATATTTAAAAATAAAAAAAGAGAAATTAGGTCATTTGTTGGAGGAAGAGTGA